TATAATTACCACACCACGCTCAAGTCGGAGCTCCGCTACTTCGAGCTGAGCTTCCACAAGAAGCACAAGGACATGGTTTTGCAGACCTACTTGCCGTATGTCTTGGAAAAGTCCAAGGAGGTcaaggaagagaaaaagacgTTGAAGCTTTTCACAATGAGACATGATCGGGTGATGGGGAGGAGAGGGGTCGACGAGTGGCAGTCGGTGAATCTTGATCATCCTTCGACTTTTGAGACCTTAGCAATGGATATGGATGTTAAGGCGACGATTATGGAGGATCTTGAGCTGTTTGTGAGGAGGAAGGAGTTTTACAGGAAGGTTGGGAAGGCTTGGAAACGTGGGTACCTGTTGTTCGGGCCGCCGGGTACCGGGAAATCAAGCTTGGTTGCAGCCATGGCGAATTACCTTAACTTTGATATCTTTGACTTGGAGCTGACTGATGTTAGGCGTAATTCTGAGCTCAGGAAGCTTTTGATCTCCACGGCCAACCGATCGATACTTGTGGTGGAGGATATTGATTGCTCTATTGAATTGCAGAATAGGCTTTCGGCAGCCAGGGCTGCGAATCCTATGATGTTTAATTCCTCTAATCAAGGACCACAGGTAATTAAggtttattacttttttattatttctgacATCTTTGTTTACCAATCCTTTTTGTCAATTATCCCTCATTTCTATGATGTTTATGATACATTGTAGTTCTACTTATACATATTGACACTATCATGATTAAGAATATGTTGAGAGATGTTCCTTGTCCCAAAGTGTTTGTTAGATGTGTGTTTGTTTCAgctaatacaaatttttttttgaaatggggGCATAAATGACTGAGACAAGAATCGAAGTCAACAACTTTACTCCGATACCATGTTAAGTCACTACTTATCCCAACTTTAAGAGCTTACAAATCTCTCAAAATTCGATTCACTGTCAGAAAAGGCCTAGTAGATTGGCAGTCCTTCAGATGCTAGAATTACCTTGTACCAACAACGAAAGTCTTTTGTTTTCATCCTCTGATTCTGGTTTTGGACACTTGCTAAGAAGAATGAAGTTGAGAGAACGCGTGATGTGATGTCCGATTGCTCTCCTAATGGCTTCACTATTAGGACCAGGACTACTCAATCTACTCCATCATGTTGTGTAAAGCATGTCTGTCTATTTTCTCACCAGAAAAGTGGCAAAGACCAAATCTTTCTCAAGTTTCAATTGGAAATATACACATGCACCTCAGGCCATAAGGCGGCAGGCATTGGGTTTAGAATTATCACTAAGAGGGACACCACTAAGGAGGAAACAGTGAGAACACCAGTTCCAACCAAAGAAGAGCAGAATTATCTGAGAGTGTGTCATGGATGATTTTTGGTTTCCCTGTTCAACCATTCAAGTTTTGTGGCATTCTTGTGGGTGTGTCTGTGCATGTTTTCTCATGTGTGCTTTCTTCTCAACAATACCTGTCTATCAATAACTCAATCGTGTATTTGGTTTCTCTTTAGGTGACTTTGTCAGGGCTGCTTAATTTCATAGATGGACTGTGGTCAAGCTGTGGTGATGAGCGGATAATAGTGTTCACAACCAATCATAGAGATCGGCTGGACCCTGCTCTGTTACGCCCCGGTCGAATGGATGTACACATCCACCTATCCTATTGCACCCCATGCGGATTCAAAATGCTAGCATCAAATTACCTTGAGATTACAGAGCACCCACTTTTCTCAGATGTTGAGCAGTTGATGGAGACGGCGAAGGTGACTCCTGCAGAGGTAGGTGAGCAGTTGCTGAAAAATGAAGAACCTGACATTGCCCTAAGAGGCCTAATTGAGTTTCTtgaaaggaagaagagagaaggtGATGAAACCAAAGCTAGTAAAGAGGAAGTGGTCGCACCGGCAGGAGAAGGTACACAAGAGGTGGAGGGCAAAGGTGGAGAAGAGACAGAGGAGGGTCAGAAAAGCCAAGAAATATGAAAGAACCAGTAACTTGTTATTAGTAAGGAACATAATTGGAAAGATGGTATCTATGTAATAAAGAGATATGCAGGTATCTCTTAGTAGAATTGTACTTGCCTACTCTTACTAGAAACTCTATATATAGTTTGTGGGTTTTGTCATGAAATTTAGCtagcatatataaatataccCATATGAGCAGCTTCTTTGTGAATAAGGATTCTTGCGATCGGCTGATCGGATTGCACTCAATTTGAGCAACCCCACAAAAAggggagagaagaattctataAAATAAACAAGCTATCAAATAGctttgaaaagtaaaaaaaacacTCGATAATTCCACTAATATTCAAATTTCATTCTCCAAACTGATTTTACAATACATAATAACATCAACCTAAAGCAACTAGAGATGGAAAACTACACTTAAAGATAGACTAACAAGTAACCTAATCAACTAAATAAGGCAATTCAATTATGGAAATTATCAATTCTAATATTAATGcaaaaactaaagaaagaaaTTCAGTTAAAACTgtgatcaataaaaaaaagttcTCATATGTGTCATGTTGCCCGAATCCGCTTGATCAACGAAAAAGGAGGGAGTCCCCATCCTACATTAGGGATTGTAGGACTCACCTGTCTCGACAGTTTGAGA
The sequence above is drawn from the Alnus glutinosa chromosome 11, dhAlnGlut1.1, whole genome shotgun sequence genome and encodes:
- the LOC133882222 gene encoding AAA-ATPase At3g50940-like: MFLQKLQLPSTQTVISVAASAAATSVLIRSLANDYLPRELRSYVLLKIRTLFASFSSQLTLIIEEFEGLNHNLLFQAARVYLRPTVSPNTRRFRVTMPVKETKISVTMEMNEEIVDSFDGVQLKWKLVSKQIPSKWVAGPGSDPYNYHTTLKSELRYFELSFHKKHKDMVLQTYLPYVLEKSKEVKEEKKTLKLFTMRHDRVMGRRGVDEWQSVNLDHPSTFETLAMDMDVKATIMEDLELFVRRKEFYRKVGKAWKRGYLLFGPPGTGKSSLVAAMANYLNFDIFDLELTDVRRNSELRKLLISTANRSILVVEDIDCSIELQNRLSAARAANPMMFNSSNQGPQVTLSGLLNFIDGLWSSCGDERIIVFTTNHRDRLDPALLRPGRMDVHIHLSYCTPCGFKMLASNYLEITEHPLFSDVEQLMETAKVTPAEVGEQLLKNEEPDIALRGLIEFLERKKREGDETKASKEEVVAPAGEGTQEVEGKGGEETEEGQKSQEI